A region of Allocoleopsis franciscana PCC 7113 DNA encodes the following proteins:
- the wecB gene encoding non-hydrolyzing UDP-N-acetylglucosamine 2-epimerase, which produces MTPSPIPICITLGTRPEAIKLAPVIQQFRQCAAFDTHVILTGQHREMVDQVMQLFELSADRDLEIMQTKQTLTDITCRSLRGLETIFEEVQPQLVIVQGDTTTAFAATLAAFYQKIPVGHVEAGLRTDDLLNPYPEEANRRLISQLAQLNFAPTPLAVENLQRSGIVGAIHHTGNTVIDALLTVAQRQPPCEVKGLEWEKYRTLLATVHRRENWGEPLQDIGQGFLQILNKFPDTALLLPLHRNPTVREPLQAMLGDHPRVFLTEPLDYAELVGAIARCYLLLTDSGGLQEEAPSLGKPVLVLRETTERPEAIAAGTAKLVGTNPDRLVAEASQLLSDTSAYEAMATAINPFGDGHAAERILGIVKDYFSL; this is translated from the coding sequence ATGACCCCATCTCCAATTCCAATTTGCATTACCCTGGGAACCCGCCCTGAGGCGATTAAACTTGCACCTGTGATTCAACAGTTCCGGCAGTGTGCCGCCTTTGATACTCATGTTATTTTGACGGGTCAACATCGGGAGATGGTCGATCAGGTCATGCAGTTATTTGAGTTAAGTGCTGACCGGGATTTAGAAATTATGCAGACCAAACAAACCCTAACGGATATTACCTGTCGGAGTTTGCGGGGATTGGAAACTATCTTTGAGGAAGTTCAGCCTCAGTTAGTCATCGTTCAAGGGGATACCACTACCGCTTTTGCTGCTACCTTAGCGGCGTTTTATCAAAAAATTCCGGTTGGGCATGTGGAAGCTGGATTGCGTACCGATGATTTGTTGAATCCTTACCCGGAAGAAGCCAACCGACGTTTGATTTCTCAGTTAGCTCAACTTAACTTTGCCCCTACGCCCCTTGCCGTAGAAAATTTGCAACGATCAGGGATTGTCGGAGCGATTCATCACACAGGCAATACGGTGATTGATGCATTGCTCACAGTGGCGCAGCGCCAACCGCCCTGTGAGGTTAAGGGTTTGGAGTGGGAAAAGTACCGCACACTCTTAGCAACAGTTCACAGACGAGAGAACTGGGGAGAACCGTTACAAGATATTGGTCAAGGGTTTCTGCAAATTTTAAATAAGTTTCCTGATACCGCCTTGCTGTTGCCCCTGCATCGCAATCCTACCGTGAGGGAACCCCTGCAAGCGATGTTAGGCGACCATCCTAGGGTATTTTTAACGGAACCCTTAGATTATGCAGAATTGGTCGGTGCGATCGCACGTTGTTATCTTCTACTCACCGATTCTGGGGGATTACAGGAAGAAGCACCGAGTTTGGGTAAACCTGTGCTGGTGTTAAGAGAAACAACAGAACGACCAGAAGCGATCGCAGCCGGTACCGCTAAGTTAGTAGGGACAAATCCCGATCGCCTTGTGGCAGAAGCGAGTCAGTTATTGAGCGATACCAGCGCTTATGAAGCGATGGCGACGGCAATTAATCCCTTTGGAGACGGTCATGCCGCGGAACGGATTTTGGGAATTGTAAAGGATTATTTTAGTTTATGA
- the psaA gene encoding photosystem I core protein PsaA has protein sequence MTISPPEREAKARVVVDKDPVPTSFERWGKPGHFDRTLARGPKTTTWIWNLHANAHDFDSHTSDLEDVSRKIFSAHFGHLAVIFVWLSGMYFHGARFSNYEAWLSDPLHIKPSAQVVWPIVGQGILNGDVGGGFHGIQITSGFFQIWRAAGFTNSYQLYVTAIGGLVMAALMLFAGWFHYHKKAPKLEWFQNVESMMNHHLAGLLGCGCLGWAGHQIHVSLPINKLLDAGVAPGDIPLPHEFILDSSKMAQLYPSFAKGLTPFFTLNWGEYADFLTFKGGLNPVTGGLWLSDTAHHHLALAVLFIVAGHMYRTNWGIGHSMKEILENHKGPLTGEGHKGLYEVLTTSWHAQLAINLAMLGSLTIIVAHHMYSMPPYPYLATDYATQLSIFTHHMWIGAFCIVGGAAHGAIYMVRDYDPVVNQNNLLDRVIRHREAIISHLNWVCIFLGFHSFGLYVHNDTMRAFGRPQDMFSDTAIQLQPVFAQWVQNIHALAPGNTAPNALEPVSYAFGGGIVAVGGKVAMMPIALGTADFMVHHIHAFTIHVTVLILLKGVLFARSSRLIPDKANLGFRFPCDGPGRGGTCQVSGWDHVFLGLFWMYNCISVVIFHFSWKMQSDVWGTVAPDGTVSHLAGGNFATSAITINGWLRDFLWAQASQVITSYGTALSAYGLLFLGAHFVWAFSLMFLFSGRGYWQELIESIVWAHNKLKVAPSIQPRALSIIQGRAVGVAHYLLGGIVTTWAFFLARIIAIG, from the coding sequence ATGACAATTAGCCCTCCTGAGCGAGAGGCGAAAGCAAGGGTTGTAGTCGATAAAGATCCGGTACCTACTTCTTTCGAGAGATGGGGTAAACCAGGTCATTTTGATCGCACCCTCGCTAGAGGTCCAAAAACCACAACTTGGATTTGGAACCTCCACGCTAACGCTCACGATTTCGATAGTCATACTAGTGACTTAGAAGACGTATCTCGGAAAATTTTCAGCGCCCACTTCGGTCACTTGGCTGTCATCTTTGTATGGCTAAGCGGCATGTACTTCCATGGCGCTCGTTTTTCCAACTACGAAGCTTGGTTGAGCGATCCGCTCCACATCAAGCCAAGTGCTCAAGTGGTTTGGCCTATTGTGGGTCAAGGTATTTTAAACGGTGACGTCGGTGGAGGCTTCCACGGCATTCAAATCACCTCTGGATTCTTCCAAATTTGGCGTGCTGCCGGGTTCACCAACAGCTACCAGCTTTATGTCACGGCGATTGGCGGTCTCGTCATGGCTGCCCTGATGCTATTTGCTGGTTGGTTCCACTACCACAAGAAAGCTCCGAAGCTGGAATGGTTCCAAAATGTCGAATCCATGATGAATCACCACCTAGCTGGTTTGCTGGGTTGTGGCTGTCTGGGTTGGGCGGGTCACCAAATCCACGTTTCTCTGCCGATTAACAAGCTGTTGGATGCTGGTGTGGCTCCAGGAGACATTCCTCTGCCTCACGAGTTCATCTTAGATAGCAGCAAAATGGCTCAGCTGTATCCCAGCTTTGCCAAGGGATTGACTCCCTTCTTCACCTTGAACTGGGGTGAATATGCTGACTTCCTCACCTTCAAGGGGGGTTTGAACCCAGTGACAGGTGGCTTGTGGTTGTCAGATACAGCACACCATCACTTGGCGCTCGCTGTACTATTCATCGTTGCTGGCCACATGTACCGGACTAACTGGGGCATTGGTCACAGCATGAAGGAAATTCTAGAGAATCATAAAGGCCCACTCACTGGAGAAGGTCACAAAGGTCTCTACGAAGTCCTAACCACTTCTTGGCACGCTCAACTAGCCATTAACCTGGCGATGCTGGGTTCGCTGACCATCATCGTGGCGCATCACATGTACTCGATGCCACCGTATCCATACTTGGCAACGGACTACGCCACGCAGCTCTCCATCTTTACCCACCATATGTGGATTGGCGCATTCTGTATTGTGGGTGGTGCCGCTCATGGCGCTATTTACATGGTGCGGGATTACGACCCAGTGGTTAACCAAAATAACCTACTGGATCGGGTGATCCGTCACCGGGAAGCGATCATCTCTCACCTGAACTGGGTGTGTATTTTCCTAGGCTTCCATAGCTTTGGTCTGTACGTTCATAACGACACGATGCGGGCTTTTGGTCGTCCTCAAGATATGTTCTCGGATACAGCAATTCAGCTACAGCCTGTTTTTGCTCAGTGGGTTCAGAACATTCATGCCTTGGCTCCTGGAAACACCGCTCCCAACGCCCTAGAACCCGTTAGTTATGCCTTTGGCGGCGGAATTGTGGCGGTTGGTGGAAAAGTGGCGATGATGCCGATTGCGCTGGGTACGGCGGACTTTATGGTTCACCACATCCATGCATTCACCATCCACGTCACTGTGCTGATTCTGCTCAAAGGCGTACTCTTTGCTCGTAGTTCCCGTCTGATTCCAGACAAGGCTAACTTGGGCTTCCGCTTCCCCTGCGACGGACCGGGTCGTGGCGGTACCTGCCAGGTATCTGGTTGGGATCACGTCTTCCTGGGTCTGTTCTGGATGTACAACTGCATCTCGGTTGTGATTTTCCACTTTAGCTGGAAGATGCAATCCGATGTTTGGGGTACGGTAGCACCGGATGGCACAGTGTCTCACCTAGCGGGCGGCAACTTTGCAACCAGTGCGATCACGATTAATGGTTGGTTACGTGACTTCTTGTGGGCTCAAGCTTCTCAGGTGATCACGTCCTACGGCACAGCTCTTTCCGCCTACGGTCTGCTGTTCCTGGGCGCTCACTTTGTTTGGGCTTTCAGTTTGATGTTCCTGTTCAGTGGTCGCGGCTACTGGCAAGAACTGATCGAATCCATTGTTTGGGCGCATAATAAATTAAAAGTTGCCCCATCAATTCAGCCTCGCGCTCTGAGCATCATTCAGGGACGAGCTGTAGGGGTAGCTCACTACCTCCTGGGAGGAATCGTCACTACATGGGCGTTCTTCCTAGCGCGAATTATCGCAATTGGATAA
- a CDS encoding type IV pilus twitching motility protein PilT, with protein sequence MTDSQRRPISPPPPPMVPPPPPPNNKMAGAAASGTKNQMATQTLSSAAPPPRSEPSGQQAPSRPPAVPASSNVKARMPARSVGPSPGQPTLAQLVRYAYDKGFSDVHIGVGEAPRYRNRGEMELTNHPETDQATFLSWLREVLTDEEIRRFHDHLEFDGATQYEFARVRINVFDTLRGPGMVLRLIPLTILTIEQLRLPPVFRDVCHYHKGLILVTGPTGSGKSTTLAAMVDYMNKEMPKHIITIEDPIEFVHQSRKALIRQREVGMHTLKFDNALKASLREDPDVILVGEMRDRETVNTALKAAQTGHLVMGTLHTNSAVKTLERILTLYPAEEQPAMRVAIAESLVAIIAQGLCRTTDGKRAAFHDILINTEAIKDYIRKGQYDDISQLMDEGEFDGMVTMNKSLFNLYQEGRITEETALEMSPTQNEMAMMLRGRI encoded by the coding sequence ATGACAGACTCACAGCGTCGGCCCATTTCCCCCCCCCCCCCTCCCATGGTTCCACCACCACCGCCACCGAATAATAAGATGGCTGGGGCAGCCGCTTCAGGAACGAAGAACCAGATGGCGACACAAACACTGAGTTCTGCGGCTCCACCCCCTCGCTCAGAACCTTCAGGGCAACAGGCACCCTCTCGTCCTCCGGCAGTACCAGCGTCATCCAATGTTAAAGCTCGGATGCCAGCACGGAGTGTCGGCCCCTCACCAGGACAGCCGACATTGGCGCAATTGGTTCGTTATGCCTATGACAAGGGATTTTCTGACGTTCATATTGGTGTCGGTGAAGCTCCTCGTTATCGCAATCGTGGCGAGATGGAACTAACCAACCACCCAGAAACCGATCAAGCTACATTTCTGAGTTGGTTGCGGGAAGTGCTAACCGACGAGGAAATCCGACGCTTTCATGACCATCTGGAATTTGATGGTGCAACTCAATATGAATTTGCACGGGTGCGGATTAATGTCTTCGACACTCTGCGCGGCCCTGGAATGGTACTGCGACTGATTCCGTTGACAATTTTAACGATTGAGCAACTGCGGTTGCCCCCTGTATTTAGAGATGTCTGTCATTATCATAAGGGTCTGATCTTAGTCACGGGTCCGACGGGGTCTGGTAAGTCCACAACCCTCGCGGCGATGGTGGACTACATGAATAAGGAGATGCCCAAGCACATCATCACCATTGAAGACCCGATTGAATTTGTCCATCAAAGTCGTAAAGCCTTGATTAGACAAAGGGAAGTGGGAATGCATACCCTGAAGTTTGACAATGCCTTAAAGGCATCATTGCGGGAAGACCCCGATGTGATTCTGGTGGGGGAAATGCGGGATAGAGAGACGGTGAATACCGCACTCAAAGCGGCTCAGACGGGTCACTTAGTGATGGGAACGCTGCACACAAACAGTGCGGTTAAAACCCTGGAACGGATTCTGACGCTTTATCCGGCTGAGGAGCAACCGGCCATGCGAGTGGCGATCGCAGAATCTCTAGTAGCTATTATTGCTCAGGGTTTGTGTCGCACTACAGATGGCAAGCGTGCGGCTTTTCACGACATCCTGATCAACACAGAGGCAATTAAGGACTATATCCGCAAGGGTCAATATGATGACATTTCACAACTCATGGATGAGGGTGAATTTGACGGGATGGTCACCATGAACAAATCTCTGTTTAACCTTTATCAGGAAGGGCGGATCACGGAAGAAACCGCCCTAGAAATGTCCCCGACTCAGAACGAAATGGCGATGATGTTACGCGGTCGTATTTAG
- a CDS encoding thioredoxin-like domain-containing protein, whose amino-acid sequence MIGIKKTSRVRTPELPQARIWLNTDQPLALKQLKGRVVVLDFWTYCCINCLHVLPDLKYLEHKYKDSLTVIGIHSAKFDQEKEAENIRQAVLRYDIEHPVLVDNNFDVWQQYAVRAWPTLMVIDPEGYVIGSVSGEGNRDVLDQLIEQVIREHQEKGTINFQELSLTLEKQRQPLATPLAFPGKVLTDEEGERLFIADSGHHRIVVSSLSGEVQQVIGTGKPGLTDGSFEEAQFFAPQGMTLDSENQLLYVADTENHCLRQVDLKNQQVKTIAGTGEQSHHIRPHSGKALETRLNSPWDVEKVGHCLLIAMAGSHQIWEMQLETGWLRTYAGTGAEACLDGTPDQAAFAQPSGLTTDGRELYIADSEVSSIRAVGLVDHLPVRTVCGSGELFGFGDVDGEDADVRLQHALGVEYTQNYLWVADTYNHKIKRVDPRTGTCQTMIGQGTAGHQDGQSIKARFSEPSGLSAIAAHLYVADTNNHAIRCIALDTLEVTTLEFLGLCAPDVCLPTSSSTQ is encoded by the coding sequence ATGATAGGCATTAAAAAGACTTCTCGCGTCCGAACTCCAGAACTTCCCCAAGCTCGAATCTGGCTTAATACAGACCAGCCCTTAGCTCTGAAACAGTTAAAAGGACGAGTGGTCGTTCTTGACTTTTGGACATACTGCTGCATTAATTGCTTGCATGTCCTGCCAGACTTGAAGTATTTAGAACATAAGTACAAAGACAGCCTCACCGTTATTGGCATCCACTCAGCTAAGTTTGACCAGGAAAAAGAGGCTGAAAACATCCGTCAGGCGGTACTCCGATACGACATAGAGCATCCTGTTCTTGTGGACAACAACTTTGATGTCTGGCAGCAGTATGCCGTTCGGGCTTGGCCTACCTTGATGGTGATTGACCCAGAAGGGTACGTGATTGGTTCTGTATCCGGTGAGGGAAATCGAGATGTTTTGGATCAGCTAATTGAGCAAGTGATCCGCGAACATCAGGAGAAAGGAACCATCAATTTTCAGGAACTTAGCCTGACGCTAGAAAAGCAGCGACAACCCCTAGCGACCCCCCTGGCTTTTCCGGGTAAAGTGCTGACAGATGAAGAAGGTGAACGCTTATTCATTGCTGACTCTGGCCATCACCGGATTGTGGTGAGTAGCCTGAGTGGTGAGGTTCAGCAGGTAATTGGAACGGGCAAACCCGGCTTAACCGATGGCTCCTTTGAGGAAGCTCAATTCTTCGCCCCTCAAGGAATGACCTTAGATAGCGAAAATCAGCTCCTCTACGTGGCAGATACCGAAAACCATTGTCTGCGACAAGTTGATCTCAAAAACCAGCAGGTCAAAACGATTGCTGGTACGGGTGAGCAAAGTCATCACATCCGCCCTCATAGTGGAAAAGCTCTAGAAACACGCTTGAATTCTCCTTGGGATGTGGAGAAAGTTGGTCATTGTCTCTTGATTGCCATGGCGGGTTCCCATCAAATTTGGGAAATGCAGCTAGAAACGGGTTGGCTGAGAACTTACGCTGGCACGGGTGCAGAAGCTTGTCTGGATGGAACTCCGGATCAGGCGGCTTTTGCCCAGCCTAGTGGACTGACGACGGACGGTCGAGAGTTATACATTGCTGATAGTGAAGTTAGCTCGATTCGAGCTGTGGGATTGGTGGATCATCTGCCAGTACGAACCGTCTGCGGTAGTGGCGAATTATTTGGTTTTGGCGATGTCGATGGTGAGGACGCTGATGTCCGCCTGCAACACGCATTGGGTGTGGAATATACTCAAAATTACCTTTGGGTCGCTGATACTTACAACCATAAAATCAAGCGTGTTGACCCGCGAACGGGTACTTGCCAGACCATGATAGGGCAGGGAACGGCCGGTCATCAGGATGGTCAAAGCATTAAGGCTAGGTTCTCGGAACCCTCCGGTTTGAGCGCGATCGCGGCTCACCTATACGTTGCTGACACCAATAACCATGCCATTCGGTGCATTGCTCTCGATACTCTGGAAGTAACCACTTTAGAGTTTTTAGGCTTGTGTGCACCCGACGTTTGTCTTCCTACTTCTTCCTCAACTCAATAA